A segment of the Flavobacteriales bacterium genome:
GGTTCTCCAAGCTCAGGTCGTGACCCGCGTTCACGCCAAGGCCCAGCTCCATCGCTTTGCTCGCCGCCTTTGCGAATGGTGCCACGGCGGCTGATCGATCCTTGGCGTACTGCGCGGCATAAGGCTCCGTGTACAGCTCGATGCGATCGGCACCGGTATCTGCCGCATGGGCGATCTGCTCAAGGTCGGTCTCCATGAACACCGAAGCTCGGATCCCCTCAGCCTTGAACCGCGCGATCACCCCGCGCAGGAACGATCCCTGCCCGCGCGCATCCCAGCCCGCGTTGCTGGTGAGCACGCCCGGCGGATCAGGCACCAGGGTCACTTGGTCAGGCCTGCACGAGAGCACCAGGGCGATGAAATCCTCGCTCGGATAGCCTTCGATGTTGTACTCGGTGGTCACCAGCTGCCTCAAGGCGAGCGCATCGGAGCGGCGGATGTGCCGCTCATCGGGGCGCGGATGCACGGTGATGCCTTGTGCGCCGAATCGCTGGATGTCAACCGCCCAGCGGAGCACATCGGGATTATTGCCTCCGCGCGCGTTGCGCAGGGTCGCCAGCTTGTTGATGTTCACGCTCAAGCGCGTCATGCCGACCTTACTTTGGCCCGCCCGTTGGAGGGTGCGCAAAAGTAGAGGCCCCTCAACCTGCCCGCCGAACGCATGCACGCCATCGACCTGATCACCGCCGACATCCCGCCGCTGAAGCCGCAGGACGATGTGAGCCGTGCCCTCGACTGGATGGAGGAGTTCAAGGTGAGCCATCTGCCCGTGGTCGAGAGCCGAAGGCTCGTGGGCATGGTGCATGACCAGGAACTGGTTGATCGCAACGATCCGCGGGCCTCGGTGGGCATCGTGATGGACAGCGTGGAGATTCCGTTCGCGCGCGGCGGACAGCACATCTACGAGGTGATGAAGCTGTTCAGCGAGCGTGGCCTCACCGTGGTGCCCGTGCTCGACGACATGGGCGTGTACCAAGGGGCGATCACCGAGCACGAAGCGCTCAAGCGGCTGGCGCAGGTCACCAACATCCAGGAGCCCGGCAGCATCGTGGTGCTGGAGATGAACCAGAACGATTACAGCCTCTTCGAGATCGCACGGCTCGTGGAATCGAATGACTGCAAGGTGCTGAGCGTGTACACGCGCACCCTTCCGGATTCAGCGCGCATGGAGGTGACGCTGAAGATCAACCGGGAGGACATCAGCGAGGTGCTGCGCAGCTTCGACCGCTATGAGCTTTTCGTGAAGAGCACCTACCAGGGCAGCAAGCTCCATGACGACCTGCGCGGCCGGTACGATGAGCTGATGCGGTTCATCAATCTTTGAAGGTTGAGGGTTGATGGTTGGCGCCGGTTGAGGGTTGCCGGTTTCCACGAGTTGTCTCCGGAATCCGTGGGCAGCGGGTTCAACCCGCAACCGGCAGCGGGTTCAACCCGCAACCCTCAACCATCCAGAACGAGACACCCCATCTTCGCGGCCATGCCGCGCGCCCTTTGCCTGATCTGCGCCTTCGCCATCACGGCAGGGGCCGTCAAGGGCCAGGCTGCGGCGCCGGCGCCGGTCGTCGTGCTCGGCATCGCGATCAACGGCAACAAGGCCACCAAGGATCGGATCATCCTCCGCGAGCTGCTCGTGCAAGAGGGTGACACGCTTGAAGCCGTGACCCTTTCGGAGCGCTTGGAACGGAGCCGGCAGAACCTGATGAACACGGGGCTCTTCAATACGGCCGCGGTCCTGCCCTTGTACATCGACCTGCAGCGCGTCGTGGTCGAGGTTGAGGTGCACGAGCGATGGACCATCTGGCCCTCGCCCATCTTCCAGCTCGCGGACCCCAACTTCAACACCTGGTGGCGCACCTTCAACCGCGACCCGGACCGGGTGAATTATGGCGCGTACCTGTACAAGTACAACTTCCGCGGGCGGAACGAGACGCTCTACATCAAGGCGCAATTCGGCTACACGCGGCAGTTCGGATTCCGCTACAAGGTGCCGGGCGTCGATCGCAAAGGGCGGTTCGGCCTGAGCATCGGTGCGCATTACACCGAGCAGGCCGAGGTCACGGCGGGGACCGAGGGCAATCGGCGCGTGCTGCTGCGCCGCACCGACGGGCCCAACCGCGACGAGCAGAAGGCCGACCTGGAGCTGAGCCTGCGCCGCAATCACGATGTGCGCCACTACCTCCGCGCGGCATTCATACAGGCCAGCATCACCGATACCGTGCGCGCAACGGCGGTGGACTATTTCAATGGCGATGCCGCCTCGGCGCGCTACATCACCCTCGGCTACGGCATCATCTGGGACCGCCGGGACCTGCGCATCTACCCGCGCGCCGGGCATTACGCGGAAGGGCGCATCGACCGGCTCGGCCTCGGCCTGCTCAGCGAAAACGCGCCGGATCTCACCACGGCCTACGTGACGCTGAAGAAGTGGTGGCGGCTCGGCGATCCGGTGACGCTCGCTCTCGGAGCGCGCGCCAAGCACACTTGGGGCACCCCGCCGTACTATGCGCAGGAGGGCCTCGGCTATGGGCATTTCGTGCGGGGCTATGAGTACTACGTGATCGATGGCGAGCACTTCACCCTCGGCAAGGCCAATGCGGTCTTCCAACTGGTGCGGCCGCGCAACCAGCGCGCGGAGTTCATGCCGGCCGAGGCCTTCCGATCGCTCTACTTCGCCGTGTACCTCAATGTGTTCGCCGATGCGGGCCGCGTGTGGGACAGCCGATACGCCGACGCCAACTTCCTGGCAGGGCAATGGATGAGCGGCTACGGCATCGGCCTCGACCTGGTGACCAGCTACGATCAGGTGGTGCGCACCGAATACACCCTCAACGCGTTGGGCGAGCACGGCTTCTTCCTACATTTCTCGCAACCCTTCTGAACGATGCGCGCAGCAGTCCACGGACGCGACATGAATCGCGGCATGGCGCCGGTGCTGGGTGATTCACTTGCGCGGATGCACCGCGCAGGCATCACCCCGGTGCTCACGCGGCAGGTCGCCGAATGGCTTTCGGCCTGCGATGTCCCAGTGACCGATGCCGTGCTCACCGAAGCCGATCCTGCGCGGCAGGAAATCGACCTCTGCATCAGCCTTGGCGGCGATGGCACCCTTCTAGATACCGTGGCGCTGCTGGGCCGCGCCGGCATCCCTGTGGTCGGCATCAACCTGGGCCGGCTGGGTTTCCTCAGCAGCGTGCGGCACGAGGACATGGATGCGGCGCTCTCCGCGATCAGGAATGGCCGTTACGCGTTGCAGGACCGCGCCCTGCTGCAGGTGATCGGCCATTCGGAGCAGCTCGGCACGGACGATTTCGCGCTCAACGAGGTGAGCGTTCACAAGCGCGACACCAGCAGCATGATCAGCGTGCGCGTCTTCCTCGGCGACGATTATCTGAACACCTATTGGAGCGACGGCCTCATCATCGCCACGCCGACCGGCAGCACGGCATATTCCCTCAGCTGCGGCGGCCCCATCCTTTACCCCACGAGCGATGCGCTGGTGATCAATCCCATCTCGCCGCACAACCTCAATGTCCGGCCATTCGTTGTGCCCGACCACTACGCCATCCGACTGGAGCTGGAGTCCCGCGGCGATCGCTGCCTGCTGAACCTCGATGCGCGCGGCCACACCATCGATGGCCGAGCAACCGTCACCATCCGCCGCGCGCCGTTCACCGTGAAGATCGCGCAGCTCGATGGCCACGATTTCCTGCAAACGCTGCGCGAGAAGCTCAACTGGGGGCTCGACCTGCGAAGCGGAGGGGTGTGATCAGCCTTCCTTGAACCAGCCGGCATACATGCCGTAGTTGCGGGCGATGCGCTCAATCTCGTTCTGCGAAAGGTCCGCGCTGACCGGACCGATGCGCTTGGCGGGCACCCCGGCCATGAGGCTGCCGGGCTCCACCACAGTGCCTTGCGTGACCACCGCACCGGCGGCGATCACGCTGCCGGCACCGATCACCGCCAGATCCATGACGATGGCGCCCATTCCGATGAGCACCTTGTCATGCACCGTGCAGCCATGCACGATCGCATTGTGCCCAATGCTCACATCATCGCCGATGCTGAGGCCGCACTTCTCATAGGTGCAGTGCAGCACCGCGCCATCCTGGATGTTCACGCGGTGGCCGATGCGGATGCTGTTCACATCGCCGCGCACTACGGCATTGTACCACACGCTGCAGCCATCGCCCATCACGGTATCGCCAATGACCACGGCGGTCTCGGCCAGGAAGCAGTCATGGCCCAATTGCGGAGTGAAGCCGCGTACGGATCGGATCAGCGCCATGGATCAGTGCTTGCCTTCGTCCGGCAATTTCCCGCAGCCTTCCTTCTGGCAGCAAGCAGGCAGCTTTTCGAAGGCTTTGGGATCGCCGGGCGTGCCATCCGCAGCGTAGCCGAGCGTGATCAGCGCGGCGCGGAGCTTCTCGGGGGAATTCTTCTTCGCATCGTACTCGACATGCACCGTGCTCGTGGCGAGGTCCACGCTTACCTTCTTCACGCCCTTCTCGTAGATCATCTCCTTCTCGATGGTCTCTTTGCACATGTCGCAGACGGTGCTGCTCACGATGTCGAGGTGGGCGGACTTCTTTTGGGCGCTGGCGATCCCCGCAAGGAGCAGGGCGAGCGCGATGAACAGGGTTCTCATGGTTGCTTGGTGTTGCGTTTGATGGAGCAGCGGAGCCCGCCATATAGCATGGCTTTGTTCGTGGGGCCCCAGATCAGGCTGGCGTCAAAGTACGGGCCATAGGGGTCATCCGGTGCGATGACTTGCTGCTGCTGCAGGGTACTGGTGAGGTTCTCGCCGCCGAGGTAGATCTCGAGTGCGCCAGCGGAGTAGGTGAGCTGCGCATGCAAGGTGGCGAAGGCTGGCGATCGTTCCGGGAAGCGCAGCCCTTCGCTGGGATTCGGACGCGTGTCGGGCAGTCGGCCCTCGCCGAAGAGATTCAGGTTGATGTCGAATCGCCAATGCTCGGCGGGGCTGGTGTAAGCGAGGTCGATGAGGCCGCGGTGGCTGGGCGTGAAGGGTCGTTCGCGCAAGCGGCCATCGTAGGTGGAGCGCACCTCGTACCAGCGATGGCTCAGCTTCAGCTGGAAGGCGCGCGATAGATCCACCTGCACATCGGTAAGCACGCTGTTGGCGTACGATTGCCCGTCGAGCATGTAGAGCGCGAGGGTGAGCGGGTCGCGGTCCATGTCGGCGATCACTTGCTGCGTGAAGCGCGTGTGATAGGCATCGATGCCGATGGCCCATTTGCGGTCGAGCCATTTGAATTTGCGCAGCGCGCTGGCGCCGAAGTTCCAGGCGCGCTCCATGCCGAGCGTTCCTTCCAGCGCGATGTAGCGCGAGCTCGCCATCACGGCGGCGTTCTCCACCAGTGGGTTCGCGGTGCGGAAGCCATGCCCGATGCTGGCGCGCAGCACGGTGAGCGGGTTCGCGTCGTACTTCGCATGCACCCGTGGGCTGAGCACGTTGCCGAATCGCTCGTTCGCGTCGAAGCGCAGTCCGCTCACTACGGTGAGACGCTCGCGCTTCAAGGTGTGCTCCGCGAAGGCTCCCGGCATGCGCTCGGTGCGGCCCAGGTCGAGGTATTGGAGCGTGTCGGTGGGCGCATCATGGCGCAGACTCGCGAAGCGCTCATCGTAATCGTCGTACTGGAAGCTCAGGCCGGCCTTGACCTGGTCGTTGCCATCGCGCAGCAATTGCTGGTACACGGCGCTGGCGTACGCACTGCGCTGCTCGCCTGCGTAGCTGCGCAGCCCATAGGTCGAATTCGATTCGTGCCAGCGCCCGCTCGCGATCAAACCGATGCTCTTGCTCGCATCGCCCTTGAACACCCAGCCATGCTTCGCGATGCCATCGAGCATGCGGTTGAGCACATCGATGCGGTACAGCCCCATGCCGTGATGCGCGTGCCCATTGTCAGCAGCATGCATCGCATCCTGCCCGCCCACGCGTTCGTCATGCACGGCGCGCACGGTGAACTGCCCGCTCTTGCGCTCGCCGAGGTGCATCCACCGGTTCATGACATTCACGCGTTTGGTGCGCGGCATGTCGAGCAGCCCATCGCTGTTCTGGTCCATGGCCCGATCGAACCAGTTGCCATGCACGAGCAGCAGGTTCGCGCTGTTGGCACCGGTACGCTGCGCGGCATGGACGTTGGCTTCCATGCGCCCTTGGCTGTTGCCATAGAGGTTCACGAAGAGCGGCGGCTCATCCAGCGGATTGAGCAGGCAGAGGTCGATCTGCCCCGTCATTGCATTCGGACCGTTCACCGCGGTGCCTGCGCCCTTGCTCAGGTTGATGTCCTTGATCCAGGTGCCGGGAATGAGCGTGAGGCCGCTGCTGGTGCTGAGGCCGCGCACGAAGGGGATGTTCTCGAGGCTCATCTGCGCGTACTTGCCATCGAGGCCGAGCATGCGGATGGTCTTGGTGCCGGAGACCGCATCGCTGTAGTTCACATCCACCGTGGCGTTGGTCTCGAAGCTCTCGCTGAGATCGCAGCAGGCGGCGCGCTTCAGCTCCTTCTGGCCGATCTGTTCGGTGGCGTTGATGCTGCGCGTGCTGAGCTGCGTGCCCTGGGTGCGCTCCACCACTTCAACCGGACCAATGGCCGCGGCCCAGCGCAGCTTGAAGGTCATTGCGGCGGCCGGTGCTTGCATCAGCTTGAGCGTATCCGGCTTGTATCCAACGAAGGACGCGACCAGGCTCGCCGGCCATTGCGCGGGCGATTCGATGGTGAAGGCCCCGTTCATATCGGCTGATGTGCCCTGCGTAGTGCCCAGCCAATAGATGTTGGCTCCGGGCAGGACCTCGCCGGAATCGGCGGCCTTCACCGTGCCGGTGATCGTTTGTGCGTGCGTTCCAGCAGCGAACCGCGGAAGCTGCAGCAGCAGAAGCAGGAGTAAAGGAGGAGTTCGATGGAAAGGCATTCGTGTCCTTGAACGTTATACGGAGCGTGACCGGGCCGCGAGGGCCAAGAAGCCGCGCCGCTTAGATCAAGAACACGCCGATCAGCGCCAAGCGTTTGAGGCCCAGCAAGGGCGGCGGACGGCTATCGAGCCAGCGCAACGGTTGACGCTCGAAGGCAACCGCATCCCAAGTCGGGGCCGTATCGGTCACCGGCAGGGCGACCAGGTCGAAGGTGGCCGATGGAAGGAGCTCCACGCGATCGGCGGTGGCCTGCACGAGTTCGCAGCAGGTGGCGCCGATCATGGTGCCATCGCCGTGCTCCTCTTCAGGGCAGCAATCATCGGCAAGGCCCAAGCTGAGCACGCTGTGCCCGCTGATGAGGCAGCTCATGCGCGAAACCGTGAGCCCGCTGGTTACCAGCAGCAGCAGCATGGCCAACGAGGCCAGCATCCAGCGGTTCTTCTTCAGCTCGCGCATTGCGGCGCTAAAGTAGGGCGGTATCCCGAGCCTGATCGCCAACAATCCTTACAGGGCCTTGGGAGGCCACCAGTCTACATTCGCGGTCGCCATGGAAGCCACAGAGCCAATGATCACCGGCAAGCGCCCGCCGGTAACCGTGTACGCAGAGTCCACGCCGAACCCGACCACCATGCGATTCGTGAGCAGCCGCCTGCTGGTGCCCGATGGTCGCATCCTCGAGTTCCGCTCGCCCAACGAGCCAGCAGGTGTTTCGCCATTGGCGGAGAAGGTCTTCAACCTGCCTTTCGTCACCGGCGTGCTCCTGAGCGGCAACTTCATCAGCGTCACCAAGAACAACTCGGTCGATTGGGACCTGGTGCAGTTGGAGCTGCGCGAGTACATCCAAGAGTTCCTGAACACCGATGGTCGCGTGGTGTACGATGATGCACCTGCGCAGGCCCTGGCCGATGCCAACGAGCGCGCGAGCTCGCATGCCGAAGCGAAGGGCCCCGACGACGAGAAGATCATCCGCGTGCTGGAGGAATACATCCGCCCGGCCGTGGAGGGCGACGGCGGCCACATCGCCTTCCGCTCCTTCATCGACGGTCAGGTGACGGTCTCCCTGCGCGGATCATGCAGTGGATGCCCCAGCAGCATGGTCACCTTGAAGCAGGGCATCGAAAATCTGCTGAAGCACGAGGTGCCGGGCGTGCGGGAGGTGGTGGCGGAGGAGCTGTAGTGCCCTCATCGGACACAGGAATCACGGTCTACTTTCGTCATCCTTCCACATGCGATCATGAGGAGCTTGCTGTTGAGCATTGCTGCGACAGGCTGCCTGTTTGCCGAGGCGCAGATCACCTATTCCGTGCAGGACGGCGACTGGAGCGACCCCGCCACCTGGGATTGCAACTGCATACCCGAAGTGCACAACGCGGAGGTGCTGCACCAAGTGCGCATCGCTGGCAACACCTTCCTCATGCAGCGCGTGCATGTGACTCCCGTGGGCAGCCTTTTCATGGATGAGTACTTTTCGGTGGTGATCATGGATACGGTCATCAACGACGGGCTCATGGACCTGATCGGTGACATCGACGTGGACTGGGCCATGATCAACAACAGCACCGTGCACATCGATGGTGTCATGCACATCGACGGCGTGCTCACCATGGGCGGCCCCGATGCGGCGCTCACGCTCGATGATATCGGCAACTACGATACGATCGAGGGCGAGGGCCGCATCTGCGTTTCGGGCTTCTCGGAGAACACCGGCACCATCCAGGGCGAGATCGATTTCTGCGACCTCACCCCCACGGTATCATCACCGCCCTTCATCGATATGAATTCCGGGACCGTGATGGGCTCGGTGACTTATTGTGCAGAGGGAGGTTGCGGGCTGAATGCGGTGGCCGACTTTCAACACGCCCTGTCCGGCGTGCGCGCATATCCCGTTCCCGCGCAGGATTGGTTGACTATTGAGGCACCAGCCCAAGCGCGGATCACCCTGCTCGATGGCAGCGGCCGCGAGGTCCTTTCGGCGTTTTCGCCGCAATCGGGCCGGAGCACCTTGAGCATTTCATCGATTCCCTCAGGCGTTTATGTTGCTGAGGTGCGTGATGGAACTGCTCTGCACGGAATCCGCGTGGTGATCGCGCGGTGAGCAGGTCGATAAGGATCGAATAGGCCTAGCCCAAGAACGGATACCGGTGATCCGTCGGTGGAACGAAGGTCTCCTTGATGGTGCGCGGGCTCACCCAGCGGATGAGGTTGAGGTAGCTGCCGGCCTTGTCGTTGGTGCCGCTGCCGCGTGCGCCGCCGAAGGGCTGCTGGCCCACCACGGCGCCGGTGGGCTTGTCGTTGATGTAGAAGTTGCCCGCAGCATGGCGTAGGACCTCCTGGGCTTCGATGATGCTCTTGCGGTCGTTGCTGATCACGGCGCCAGTGAGCGCGTACTCGCCGGTTGAATCCACCAGCTTGAGCGTCTCGCTCCATTTGTTCTCCGGGTAGATGTACACGGTGAGCACCGGCCCGAAGATCTCCTCGCACATGGTCTTGCTCTTCGGGTCCTTCGTCTCGGCCACGGTGGGCTGGATGAAGTAGCCGACCTTCTTGTCGTGCTTGCCGCCCGCGATGATCTTGATATTCTTCTTGTCGTGCTTCAGCGCATCGATGTAGCCGCTGATCTTGTCGAAGGCGCGCTCATCGATCACAGCGCCGATGAAGTTCGAGAAGTCGCGCGGGTCGCCCATCTTCATGTCGGCGAGGTCGGCGAGCAATTCCTTCTTCACATCGGGCCAGAGATTGGCCGGGATGTACGCGCGGCTGGCGGCGCTGCACTTCTGCCCTTGGAACTCAAAGGCGCCGCGGGAGAGCGCTGTGGCCACCACCTTGGCATCGGCGCTGGGGTGCGCGACCACGAAGTCCTTGCCGCCGGTCTCGCCTACGATGCGCGGATAGCTGCGGTACTTGGGCAGGTTGCTCCCGATGGTCTGCCAGATGTGCCGGAACACGCCGGTGCTGCCGGTGAAGTGGATGCCCGCGAAGTCCTTGTGCGCGAAGATCTGCTCGCCCGCTACGGGGCCGTTCACATGCACCAGGTTGATCACGCCCGACGGCAGACCAGCGGCCATGAAGACCTCCATGAGCACTTGTGCGCTGTAAGCCTGGGTGTCGGCGCATTTCCAGACCACGGTGTTGCCCATGAGGGCGCAGCTGGCGGGCAGGTTGCCGGCGATGGCCGTGAAATTGAAGGGCGTGAGCGCGAAAACGAAGCCCTCGAGCGCACGGTACTCCAAGCGGTTCCACACGCCGGGTGATGAGACAGGCTGATCACGGTAGATCTGCTCCGCATAGGCCACGTTGAAGCGCAGGAAGTCGATGAGCTCGCAAGCGGCATCGATCTCGGCCTGGAACGCGTTCTTGCCCTGGCCGAGCATGGTGGCGGCATTGATGCTCGCTCGATAAGGGCCTGCGATGAGGTCTGCGGCCTTGAGCATGATCGCCGCGCGCTCTGCGAAGGGCATGTTCTCCCAATCGCGCTTAGCCTTGAGGGCAGCATCGATGGCGGCGCGCACGTGCTTCGCTTCACCGAAATGCGCGTTGCCCAGGTGGTGCGCGTGCTTGTGCGGCGGGCTCATGCGGCGCAGGTCCTTGGTCTCGATGGCATGCCCGGCGATGTGCATGGGCGCATCGATGCGCGCGCGCAGGCGGCGGTCCAGCTCGGCCTGCAGGGCAGCGCGCTCAGGCGTGTTGGGCGCGTAGGACAGGACGGGCTCGTTCTTCGGCTGGGGGACGGTGTATTGGCTCATCGGACCTTGATGTGGATCGCGGCGAAGATACCCGACTCAATTGCCCGGGCCGGGTGCGCGAGGTCATGCTGATTGCACAATGGCCATGTACAGAGGCATGCCCAAGGTGATGTTGAATGGGAAGGTGACACCGAGTGCCATGGGGATATAGAGCCCGGGATCGGCCTTCGGGGCTGCCAAGCGCATGGCCGCAGGCACGGCGATGTAGCTTCCGCTGGCCGCCAGCGTGGCGAACATGAAACGGTCGCCTGCGCCCGGGGTGATGCAGCCGCTGATCCAGGCGACCGCGCAACCGTTCACCAGCGGGAGCAACAGGGCTACGGCGCTGGCGAACCATCCGTAGTCCCTGAAAGCCTTGAAGCGCGCGGCCGTTACCATGCCCATCTCGAGCAGGAACACCGCCAGAAATCCTTTGAAGATGTCCGTGGTGAATGGTTTTATGCCCTCGGCCTGCTTGGTATCGGCCACGAGGCCGATGATGAGGCTACCGATGAGCATGAGTACGCTCCCGTTGGTGAAGGAGTGCTTGAGCATGTGGCTGAGGGTGGGCCTTTCAGTGCTCTCCTTATCGTAGCGCATCAGCAGCACCATGCCCACGATGATGGCCGGGCTCTCCATGAGCGCCATGATCGCCACCATGTGCCCGCTGAAGGGCAGCTCCTTCGCTTCCAGGAAACCGCTGGCGGCAACAAAGGTCACCGCGCTCACCGATCCGTAGGCCGCTGCGATTGCCCCGGCGTTCTGAACGCCTAGCTTGCGCTTCAGCAGGAAGAAGGCATAGAAGGGGATCACGCTCGCGATGGCCATGCCGAAGAGCAGCTCGCTGATGAATTGCGCGTTCAGGTGCTCGTGCGCCAGTTCCTGTCCGCCCTTGAAGCCGATCGCGAAGAGCAGGTAGAGCGAGATGAACTTGATGGTGGTGGGCGGGATCTCCAGGTCGCTCTTCACGAGATGGGCCACGATGCCCAGCACGAAGAAGAGCAGCGTCGGGTTGGTGAGGTTCGAGAACAGGTGGGAGTAATCCATGTGTTCGTGCTAGCGGGCTTTCGATGCTAGGATGGTGAAGGAGCTCTTGAGCAGTGCTGAGTTCGGCACCGTGGTCATTGCTCCGTTGTCCTGCCGGATGAAGGTGAAGAAGTAGGTGATGTCCACGAGCTCGCCTTCCACCTCCTGATCCCCGTCCTTCAGCCGGAGGCGGTCGCTGATCTTCACCGGATGCTGGAAGAACAGGACAAGGAAGGCGGTGATGTTCGAAAGGATCGACATCTCGGCGAAGAAGGCCACGCCAAGTACCGTGATCGCCGAAGCAGCGAAAAGGAGGATTTCGTTCTGCTTCACGCCCCAGATGGCAGTGAGCACGATGGCGATCAGCATCAAGAGCAGAAGGCGGATCAGGCGCATCACTTCGCGCTCCTCCTTGGCCTTGTACGCCAGCTTCATCACAGCGCCGCGCACGAGCCAGTGGGACGTGGCCCTGACAACGAAGAACGTCGCCAGAGCCACGACTGATTCAATGATCTGGACGCGGTGATCGATTATGAAATCGTCCATCCTGGTCGATGAGGGCGCGAAGTAAGTGAAACTATCTGATAGGTATAGTAATACTATATTCGCCCCCAGATGAACAACGTCCATCTTCACCTGCGGCCCGATCCAGCCCTTTCCCTGAAGGATCCCGAAGCCACGGAGCTGGGCCGTTCCATGCTCGTCGGCGGCCTGGAGCTGATGAATGAGCTGGGCCTGGAGGCCTTCACATTCAAGAAGCTCGGGGACCATATCGGATGCACGGAGGTGAGCCTCTACAAGTACTTCCCCAACAAGCATCGGCTCCTGCAGTACTATTTCCAGCTCTACTGGCTCTGGCTTCGGCAGCTCTGCGGACGCCATGCCGAGCAGGCGAAGGATCCACGTGCGGGGCTGGAGCGCGTGGTTGAATCCATTTGCGGCGTTTGGCCCAAGGAGCTCCCGCACGTGCAGCTCGAGCCGCGCGCCCTGCGCAAGCTGGTGATTGAGGAGGGCATGAAGAGCTACCTGCATAAGAACGTGGACGACGACAATGCGCGCCGCCTCTTCCTGCCTTACAAGGAGCTCAGCGCTTT
Coding sequences within it:
- the pruA gene encoding L-glutamate gamma-semialdehyde dehydrogenase; protein product: MSQYTVPQPKNEPVLSYAPNTPERAALQAELDRRLRARIDAPMHIAGHAIETKDLRRMSPPHKHAHHLGNAHFGEAKHVRAAIDAALKAKRDWENMPFAERAAIMLKAADLIAGPYRASINAATMLGQGKNAFQAEIDAACELIDFLRFNVAYAEQIYRDQPVSSPGVWNRLEYRALEGFVFALTPFNFTAIAGNLPASCALMGNTVVWKCADTQAYSAQVLMEVFMAAGLPSGVINLVHVNGPVAGEQIFAHKDFAGIHFTGSTGVFRHIWQTIGSNLPKYRSYPRIVGETGGKDFVVAHPSADAKVVATALSRGAFEFQGQKCSAASRAYIPANLWPDVKKELLADLADMKMGDPRDFSNFIGAVIDERAFDKISGYIDALKHDKKNIKIIAGGKHDKKVGYFIQPTVAETKDPKSKTMCEEIFGPVLTVYIYPENKWSETLKLVDSTGEYALTGAVISNDRKSIIEAQEVLRHAAGNFYINDKPTGAVVGQQPFGGARGSGTNDKAGSYLNLIRWVSPRTIKETFVPPTDHRYPFLG
- a CDS encoding sodium-dependent bicarbonate transport family permease; translation: MDYSHLFSNLTNPTLLFFVLGIVAHLVKSDLEIPPTTIKFISLYLLFAIGFKGGQELAHEHLNAQFISELLFGMAIASVIPFYAFFLLKRKLGVQNAGAIAAAYGSVSAVTFVAASGFLEAKELPFSGHMVAIMALMESPAIIVGMVLLMRYDKESTERPTLSHMLKHSFTNGSVLMLIGSLIIGLVADTKQAEGIKPFTTDIFKGFLAVFLLEMGMVTAARFKAFRDYGWFASAVALLLPLVNGCAVAWISGCITPGAGDRFMFATLAASGSYIAVPAAMRLAAPKADPGLYIPMALGVTFPFNITLGMPLYMAIVQSA
- a CDS encoding mechanosensitive ion channel is translated as MDDFIIDHRVQIIESVVALATFFVVRATSHWLVRGAVMKLAYKAKEEREVMRLIRLLLLMLIAIVLTAIWGVKQNEILLFAASAITVLGVAFFAEMSILSNITAFLVLFFQHPVKISDRLRLKDGDQEVEGELVDITYFFTFIRQDNGAMTTVPNSALLKSSFTILASKAR
- a CDS encoding TetR/AcrR family transcriptional regulator, yielding MNNVHLHLRPDPALSLKDPEATELGRSMLVGGLELMNELGLEAFTFKKLGDHIGCTEVSLYKYFPNKHRLLQYYFQLYWLWLRQLCGRHAEQAKDPRAGLERVVESICGVWPKELPHVQLEPRALRKLVIEEGMKSYLHKNVDDDNARRLFLPYKELSAFVAERITDCRADVPWPRSFATTVIEMAHSLPFAMEHLPSLTELSSRKDLKLLAQHLLHRTLTYIDHAQPLKKR